Proteins encoded in a region of the Sebastes fasciatus isolate fSebFas1 chromosome 9, fSebFas1.pri, whole genome shotgun sequence genome:
- the LOC141774610 gene encoding transmembrane protein 41A-B-like: protein MRSLAGLAALVAAASVFLYLLSAHLPPGPTSLQPEDQDEDHDHDQDQGEGQDEAGVREFRLKFPSDLDELRELAEMLKFYKQEHHGYVLLLFCSAYLYKQSFAIPGSSFLNMLAGAIFGPWEGLMLACVLTTVGSTFCFLLSSTFGKQHVVHFFPERVALLQRKVEENRSSLFFFLLFLRFFPMTPNWFLNITCPVLNIPMPIFFSSVFIGLIPYNFICVRTGSMLSEISSLDDIFSWATLAQLLAIALMALLPGALIKQYSKGHLKVDGMDSNGASQEAEVKQDRKRR from the exons ATGCGCTCCTTAGCCGGCCTGGCTGCTCTGGTGGCGGCCGCCAGCGTCTTCCTCTACCTGCTGTCAGCTCACCTTCCTCCGGGACCGACCAGCCTCCAGCCGGAGGACCAGGACGAGGACCATGACCATGACCAGGACCAGGGGGAGGGACAGGACGAGGCGGGGGTccgggagttcag GCTGAAGTTCCCGTCGGACCTGGACGAGCTGCGGGAGCTCGCTGAGATGCTTAAGTTTTATAAACAAGAACATCACGGCTACGTTCTGCTGCTGTTCTGCAGCGCCTACCTCTACAAGCAGTCCTTCGCCATACCGGGCTCGTCCTTCCTG AACATGTTAGCCGGAGCCATATTCGGGCCCTGGGAGGGTCTGATGCTGGCCTGCGTACTCACCACTGTCGGCTCCACGTTCTGCTTCCTGCTCTCCTCTACGTTTGGAAAGCAGCACGTTGTTCACTTCTTCCCAGAGAGGGTGGCCCTGCTGCAGAGGAAG GTGGAGGAAAATCGTAGCAGTttgttcttcttcctccttttccttcGTTTCTTCCCCATGACTCCTAACTGGTTCCTTAACATCACCTGTCCCGTCCTCAACATCCCTATGCCcattttcttctcctctgtgttCATAG GTTTGATCCCCTACAACTTCATCTGTGTCCGTACGGGCTCCATGCTGTCAGAGATCTCCTCCCTGGATGACATCTTCTCCTGGGCGACGCTCGCTCAGCTCCTGGCCATCGCCCTCATGGCTCTCCTCCCaggagcgctgatcaaacagTACAGCAAAGGTCACCTCAAGGTGGACGGCATGGACAGTAACGGAGCCAGCCAGGAGGCTGAGGTCAAGCAGGACCGGAAGAGGCGATGA
- the LOC141774612 gene encoding cytosolic iron-sulfur assembly component 2B-like, which produces MSGGTHLENANPVIFQRSGDRLMTPRDEDEDIHDPIDPREIFDLIRSINDPEHPLSLEELNVVEQVRVQVNDAESIVGIEFTPTIPHCSMATLIGLSIKVKLLRSLPDRFKIDVHITPGTHASEEAVNKQLADKERVAAALENSSLLEVVNQCLTPPKGV; this is translated from the exons ATGTCCGGAGGAACCCATCTGGAGAACGCGAACCCGGTGATCTTCCAGCGGTCCGGAGACAGACTGATGACTCCGAGAGACGAAGACGAAGACATCCACGACCCCATCGACCCCCGAGAGATCTTCGAT CTGATCAGATCCATCAACGACCCGGAGCATCCTCTGTCTCTGGAGGAACTCAATGTCGTGGAGCAAGTCCGAGTCCAG gttaatgATGCAGAGAGCATTGTGGGTATTGAGTTCACGCCCACCATCCCCCACTGCAGCATGGCAACACTCATTGGCCTGTCAATCAAAGTGAAGCTGCTGCGCTCGCTGCCAGACCGGTTCaaa ATTGACGTCCACATCACTCCCGGGACTCACGCCTCAGAGGAAGCAG TGAACAAACAGCTGGCAGACAAAGAGAGAGTTGCAGCAGCTCTGGAGAACTCCTCTCTGCTGGAGGTGGTCAACCAGTGCCTGACCCCCCCTAAGGGCGTCTGA